In Spirochaetota bacterium, a genomic segment contains:
- a CDS encoding thioredoxin domain-containing protein — MKKIVYPLLALAVLGAVLSGLLLIQHYYPDMRLGAISCGEGIVNPCLSLSQSGYSTLFTIPVAAYGLLWYLLALFILLIADYAEGRYHDYALAMIMPLSVAAVLADIALGVILIITQLLCKFCIATYAVNIAMLALVVVWYRTAARDTQFSLPGVYRDLILPKEPSPDRKAFYLAFVLFIFLLGFAVFSTSYILKMKTEKAKLPDDRAAAFISNFYKSPVEKLDLPDTGIVLGNPKADLTIVAFTDFLCSACYEFYRIETFLLAKYRDRIKTVYYNYPLDMGCNREMKRTVYVNSCVASRAFIAASDAGILDQYILKHFADYQNTHTRYAPALAITAFNQISQNERKGMDETRFLAAMNSEGTTRRLEEHMKLAKQLRVDATPTLFIGGRRLVGVPPAEILDQIIKTELDKK; from the coding sequence ATGAAAAAAATCGTATACCCCTTACTCGCCCTTGCGGTTCTCGGCGCCGTCCTGTCGGGACTGCTCCTTATCCAGCATTACTATCCCGACATGAGGCTCGGCGCCATATCCTGCGGCGAGGGAATAGTCAACCCCTGCCTTTCGCTGTCGCAGTCCGGGTACTCCACCCTGTTCACGATTCCCGTGGCCGCCTATGGGCTGCTCTGGTACCTTCTGGCCCTCTTCATCCTCCTTATAGCGGATTACGCCGAAGGCCGCTATCACGACTACGCCCTGGCCATGATCATGCCCCTCTCGGTAGCTGCGGTCCTGGCCGACATTGCACTGGGTGTCATACTGATCATAACGCAGCTCCTGTGTAAATTCTGCATCGCCACCTACGCGGTAAACATCGCGATGCTCGCCCTGGTCGTTGTCTGGTATAGGACCGCGGCCAGGGACACCCAGTTTTCCCTTCCCGGGGTTTACCGCGACCTGATACTGCCCAAAGAGCCTTCTCCGGACCGCAAGGCCTTCTATTTGGCCTTCGTGCTCTTCATATTTCTCCTTGGCTTCGCCGTTTTCTCAACATCCTACATACTCAAGATGAAGACGGAAAAAGCGAAGCTCCCCGATGACAGGGCCGCGGCATTCATCTCGAACTTCTACAAGTCGCCCGTTGAGAAGCTCGACCTGCCGGATACCGGCATCGTACTGGGAAACCCGAAGGCCGACCTGACCATCGTGGCCTTCACCGATTTCCTCTGCAGCGCCTGCTATGAGTTTTACAGGATCGAAACATTCCTTCTGGCTAAATACAGGGACCGCATCAAGACCGTGTACTACAACTACCCCCTGGACATGGGGTGCAACCGTGAAATGAAACGGACCGTGTACGTCAATTCCTGCGTGGCCTCACGGGCCTTCATCGCGGCGTCGGACGCGGGGATCCTCGATCAATATATCCTTAAGCACTTCGCGGACTATCAGAACACCCATACACGCTATGCGCCGGCACTGGCTATTACGGCTTTTAACCAGATCAGTCAAAACGAACGGAAGGGGATGGATGAAACGCGGTTTTTGGCGGCAATGAATTCGGAAGGAACGACCCGGCGCCTTGAAGAGCACATGAAGCTGGCCAAGCAGCTCCGCGTGGACGCCACACCCACCCTTTTCATCGGCGGCAGACGGCTGGTGGGCGTACCCCCGGCTGAAATTCTGGACCAGATAATCAAAACCGAGCTGGATAAAAAATAA
- the priA gene encoding primosomal protein N': protein MLADVYISYPLEEFYTYRVPVGMNIAPYSRVRVNFAGKNLTAYVLRVHDNEPKDFELKDIIDLIDHDPIYDERLMDLARYTALNYLSSIGEALAMALPSGLKPSKRYKIPFDKLGVVIETQLNHEQKIIFDDIIDNKAALAHLIFGITGSGKTEIYIELARRLIPQGLSVIYLVPEISLSSMIFERMYGVFGDDLIIYHSHLTPNQRLHNWIRFYRGEARIAVGTRSAVFLQCPKLGMIVIDEEHDGSYKEHSTPRYNARRIALYRSKTEGALVVMGSATPAVETLYACEKGVMKLHTLKSRYGNASLPEIEIVRINSTKPKHIISTALKLNTKRTIDAGRQVIYLLNRRGFAPIVICGKCGWTMECPQCSIGMNYHRDRHMLCHYCGHRQAVPAACPKCGSEQIEKVGSGTQRVEEIIEKEFPDFTIFRLDQDSSRKKDTVPELIARMNRGEVNILVGTQLVAKGFDFHNITLVGVLLADIGMNMPDFRSSERIFSLLMQVAGRSGRGDAPGRVIIQTLDDQNPLFRFIRNHDYYGFYRSELEARRMLQYPPFTRLARLLVRGANEARVIASINSLKQALEEQAAALKADIRILGPSSAPFGRIGGNYRHHIIVKSSSVTALQETIGASRGAVTGRDVYLEIDIDPYELM from the coding sequence ATGTTAGCTGACGTTTATATATCATATCCGCTTGAAGAATTTTATACCTATCGTGTCCCTGTCGGCATGAATATTGCCCCTTATTCGAGGGTCAGGGTAAATTTTGCCGGTAAGAATCTGACTGCCTATGTCCTGAGAGTACATGATAATGAGCCTAAAGATTTCGAATTAAAAGATATCATCGATCTGATCGATCATGATCCGATTTATGACGAACGTCTCATGGATTTGGCCCGTTATACCGCTTTAAATTATCTATCTTCAATAGGCGAAGCTTTGGCAATGGCCCTTCCTTCGGGTTTAAAACCATCGAAGCGTTACAAGATACCCTTCGATAAGCTAGGTGTCGTCATTGAAACTCAGCTTAATCATGAACAGAAAATAATCTTTGATGATATAATAGATAATAAAGCTGCTCTGGCCCACTTGATCTTTGGCATCACGGGCAGTGGAAAAACGGAGATATACATCGAATTAGCGCGAAGACTCATCCCGCAGGGATTGTCGGTCATTTATCTTGTGCCGGAAATATCCCTGTCATCCATGATATTCGAGCGTATGTACGGCGTTTTCGGCGATGACCTGATTATATATCACAGCCACCTTACTCCCAATCAGAGGCTCCACAACTGGATCCGTTTTTACCGGGGCGAGGCCCGTATCGCCGTGGGGACCCGCTCGGCCGTATTTCTCCAGTGCCCGAAGCTTGGCATGATCGTTATAGATGAAGAGCACGATGGTTCGTACAAGGAGCACAGCACGCCGCGGTACAACGCGCGCCGCATCGCCCTGTATCGGAGCAAAACCGAAGGGGCCCTGGTGGTCATGGGGTCGGCGACGCCGGCCGTGGAGACTCTTTATGCGTGTGAAAAGGGCGTCATGAAGCTTCATACCCTGAAGAGCCGTTATGGCAACGCCTCTCTCCCGGAGATAGAGATCGTCAGGATCAATTCCACCAAGCCGAAACATATCATTTCAACCGCCCTGAAGCTCAATACGAAACGGACCATTGATGCGGGCCGCCAGGTGATATACCTGCTCAACAGGCGCGGATTCGCCCCCATTGTGATCTGCGGGAAATGCGGGTGGACCATGGAGTGCCCCCAGTGCAGCATAGGCATGAATTATCACAGGGACCGGCACATGCTCTGTCACTATTGCGGGCACCGGCAGGCCGTTCCGGCCGCATGCCCGAAATGCGGGTCAGAGCAGATTGAAAAAGTCGGTTCTGGGACCCAGCGCGTAGAGGAGATCATCGAAAAGGAATTCCCCGATTTCACCATCTTCCGCCTCGACCAGGACAGCTCCCGAAAAAAGGACACGGTGCCGGAGCTGATCGCCCGCATGAACCGCGGCGAGGTCAATATCCTGGTGGGGACACAGCTTGTGGCCAAGGGCTTCGATTTTCACAACATCACCCTCGTGGGCGTTCTCCTGGCCGATATCGGCATGAACATGCCCGATTTCCGTTCTTCCGAGCGCATATTTTCCCTCCTCATGCAGGTTGCCGGCCGCTCCGGCAGGGGCGACGCGCCGGGCAGGGTCATCATACAGACCCTGGACGATCAGAACCCCCTGTTCCGCTTCATTCGAAATCATGATTATTACGGATTTTACAGATCGGAGCTGGAAGCGCGGAGGATGCTCCAGTATCCGCCATTCACGCGGCTGGCGCGCCTCCTGGTCCGGGGCGCCAATGAGGCCAGGGTGATCGCCTCGATCAATTCCCTGAAGCAGGCCCTGGAAGAACAGGCCGCGGCGCTCAAGGCGGATATCAGGATCCTGGGGCCGTCTTCGGCGCCGTTCGGCAGGATCGGGGGGAATTACCGCCATCACATTATCGTTAAATCAAGCAGCGTGACGGCCCTTCAGGAAACCATTGGGGCTTCCCGGGGAGCCGTTACGGGCAGGGATGTCTATCTCGAGATCGATATCGATCCCTATGAGCTGATGTAG
- a CDS encoding GatB/YqeY domain-containing protein, with protein sequence MNLLEKIDSDLKTAMKSGDTVRIETLKMIKSDFAYEKGKTGKDLTDDQLIEIVSRSAKRRRESIKEFQKGNRQDLVDNETKQLAVVEEYLPKQMSEDEIEKYITDKIAAIGTITQKEIGKIMGEIMKELKGKVDGSVVKAILSKKISQ encoded by the coding sequence ATGAACCTTCTTGAAAAAATTGACAGCGACCTGAAAACCGCGATGAAAAGCGGCGATACCGTTCGAATTGAAACGCTGAAAATGATCAAATCCGACTTTGCCTATGAAAAAGGCAAAACGGGCAAAGACCTCACCGATGATCAATTAATAGAAATAGTAAGCCGATCGGCCAAACGCCGGCGCGAATCGATAAAAGAATTTCAAAAAGGAAACCGCCAGGACCTGGTCGATAACGAGACAAAACAGCTTGCCGTAGTCGAGGAATACCTTCCCAAACAGATGTCGGAAGATGAAATCGAAAAATATATAACGGATAAAATAGCCGCCATCGGTACGATTACGCAGAAAGAAATCGGCAAAATAATGGGAGAAATAATGAAGGAACTCAAGGGAAAGGTTGATGGCAGTGTCGTCAAAGCGATCTTGTCTAAAAAAATCAGTCAATAA
- a CDS encoding omptin family outer membrane protease, which produces MAVSSKRSCLKKSVNKAILLSLIFFALGVHAVHGDEIKKDEGTLKGTIDSPQAESGTTIGQFNIENGFERFFFYTLYQIGGRTLTRGGVNYYHFPISELKFPLDVFMFYVDLNLNLLNRLTIHYGVHVNIDKQVGKMKDSDWVPFHKIKTIYSESDARLNAVFTEADMSVRLFTVSFFSLKLGAGFMHQYMNYWCSNVEQISAYDTSSPIYIGRPDYKKLLGKVITYKLNYYIFTLQVTPVFMVPIGKGTLEIIAAIRFSPYLKAKDIDDHILRGKISKNDSSGTALMPFLKLRYTFSSRIFMAAKLEYLYLTAKGEQNQYYYNPFFDSSANNIPGWSARIKCKLKSEQLSISLGAGYSFEF; this is translated from the coding sequence ATGGCAGTGTCGTCAAAGCGATCTTGTCTAAAAAAATCAGTCAATAAAGCCATTCTTCTCTCATTAATCTTCTTTGCTCTCGGTGTACATGCCGTCCATGGCGATGAAATAAAAAAGGACGAGGGGACACTTAAAGGTACGATTGACAGCCCTCAAGCCGAGTCGGGAACGACAATCGGCCAATTTAACATTGAAAACGGTTTTGAGCGCTTCTTTTTCTACACGCTGTATCAGATCGGCGGTAGAACCCTTACCCGCGGCGGCGTTAATTATTATCACTTTCCTATCAGCGAATTAAAATTCCCCCTCGATGTTTTCATGTTCTACGTGGATTTGAACCTGAATCTATTGAACAGGCTCACGATTCACTACGGCGTCCATGTCAATATCGACAAACAGGTCGGCAAGATGAAGGATTCCGACTGGGTCCCCTTCCATAAGATCAAAACCATCTATTCTGAAAGCGATGCGAGGCTTAACGCTGTTTTTACCGAAGCGGATATGTCGGTCAGGTTATTTACCGTATCTTTCTTCTCTTTGAAATTAGGAGCCGGATTCATGCACCAGTACATGAATTACTGGTGCAGCAATGTCGAGCAGATCAGCGCTTATGATACTTCTTCTCCAATATATATCGGAAGGCCGGATTACAAAAAACTTCTCGGCAAAGTCATAACCTACAAGTTAAACTATTACATTTTCACACTGCAGGTTACGCCTGTTTTCATGGTCCCGATAGGAAAGGGGACCCTTGAAATCATCGCCGCCATACGCTTTTCTCCATACCTCAAGGCCAAGGACATTGATGATCACATCTTGCGCGGCAAGATCTCGAAAAACGACAGCTCCGGAACCGCCTTAATGCCTTTCCTTAAATTACGCTATACGTTTTCCAGCAGGATTTTCATGGCCGCGAAACTGGAATACCTCTACCTGACCGCCAAAGGCGAACAGAACCAATACTATTATAACCCATTTTTCGATTCCAGCGCCAATAATATACCCGGCTGGTCGGCCAGAATCAAATGCAAATTAAAAAGCGAACAGCTTTCGATCAGTCTTGGAGCCGGGTACTCCTTCGAATTCTGA
- a CDS encoding sigma-54-dependent Fis family transcriptional regulator, translated as MMAKILVVDDEINIIKTLSSILQDEDHVVYSAKTGEEATEFLRINDVDLAILDVWLPDVDGIDLLERIKAVNQEMAVIMISGHGSIDIAVKSTKLGAYDFIQKPLAMERVLTSVNNALEHMRLRKENIKLRKEYHIDEEMIGSSPKIEEIREIVETAAKTNARVFITGDSGTGKELVARAIYHRSKRSDKPFVKVNCAAIPNELIESELFGHEKGAFTGAINRRMGKFEVANKGTMFLDEVCDMSASAQAKVLRVLQENQFERVGGNETITVDVRVIAATNVDVKKAVEEGSFREDLFYRLNVIPIHVPTLAERMEDFPLLVEYFLQRFSEEHGIGLKQLDEAGMKELTRHSWPGNVRELKNVIERLSIMVPEEVIGKEDIQKHLEAYDYDDFVTKDLSSLKKAREEFEKDFIVKVLKKNDRNVTGAAKELGIERTNLHRKIKQYNINIDKI; from the coding sequence ATCATGGCTAAGATACTGGTTGTCGACGACGAGATTAACATAATCAAGACCCTGAGCTCGATTTTACAGGACGAGGACCACGTGGTGTATTCCGCCAAGACCGGGGAAGAGGCGACGGAATTTCTGCGGATCAACGACGTCGACCTCGCCATCCTGGACGTGTGGCTCCCCGATGTCGACGGCATCGACCTGCTGGAGCGGATCAAGGCGGTCAACCAGGAAATGGCCGTGATCATGATATCCGGCCACGGCTCCATCGACATAGCGGTCAAGTCGACCAAGCTGGGCGCCTACGACTTCATCCAGAAGCCCCTGGCGATGGAGCGGGTCCTGACATCGGTGAACAACGCCCTGGAGCACATGCGCCTCAGGAAGGAGAATATCAAGCTCCGCAAGGAGTACCACATCGACGAAGAGATGATCGGCAGCTCCCCGAAGATCGAGGAGATACGGGAGATCGTCGAGACCGCGGCCAAGACCAACGCCCGCGTCTTCATCACCGGCGACAGCGGCACCGGCAAGGAGCTGGTGGCGCGCGCCATCTACCACCGCTCCAAGAGGTCCGACAAGCCCTTCGTGAAGGTGAACTGCGCGGCCATCCCCAACGAGCTGATCGAGAGCGAGCTCTTCGGCCACGAGAAGGGCGCCTTTACCGGCGCCATTAACCGGCGCATGGGCAAGTTCGAGGTCGCCAACAAGGGGACCATGTTCCTGGACGAGGTCTGCGACATGAGCGCCTCGGCGCAGGCCAAGGTGCTCCGGGTGCTGCAGGAGAACCAGTTCGAGCGGGTCGGCGGCAACGAGACCATCACCGTGGACGTGCGGGTCATCGCGGCGACGAACGTCGACGTGAAAAAGGCGGTGGAGGAGGGATCGTTCCGGGAGGACCTGTTTTACCGGCTGAACGTGATCCCCATCCATGTGCCCACCCTGGCTGAGCGGATGGAGGATTTTCCGCTCCTGGTGGAGTATTTCCTCCAGCGCTTTTCGGAGGAGCACGGCATCGGGCTGAAGCAGCTCGACGAAGCCGGCATGAAGGAGCTTACCAGGCACAGCTGGCCCGGCAACGTGAGGGAGCTGAAGAACGTGATCGAGCGCCTCAGCATCATGGTGCCGGAGGAGGTGATAGGCAAGGAGGACATACAGAAACACCTCGAGGCCTATGATTATGACGATTTCGTCACCAAGGACCTGTCTTCGCTCAAGAAGGCCCGGGAGGAATTTGAAAAGGACTTCATCGTCAAGGTGCTCAAGAAGAACGACAGGAACGTCACCGGCGCGGCCAAGGAGCTCGGCATCGAGCGGACCAACCTGCACCGGAAGATCAAGCAGTACAATATCAATATCGACAAGATTTGA
- a CDS encoding HAMP domain-containing protein, whose amino-acid sequence MKNLLKKINFFPEDTRVQDVLFLVGIFVFISILIIGLFPGKNVKIGRSQEFFIFAAMTVPMVAALYFIIMSLRRNLYTGMPGTRSSIQSKMAMAFVFVAVLPSLPLVFTSNYLLNQILSSIVLDKTSTALNEAVTMSNDPVVQMMEDMRGELQAVRYQMDNGTLSVATQDGRFYVRNMYAMKGISAYSFNLYLGEGTNSLWLLDDMPDDVQKAVGDFYSVSDLKENSRIDKLSIQKRDYLAGALRYNNYLLVLCKSIPEDMAKRTVLFSQSLNDHRRLANIINDLKSDSGLYLFGITLFIIIVSVLMSLYLSKNIVRPVLELSEAVRDVSGGNFDISLYRDSEDELGVLFKSFNRMVYELNRNRRIIYQKQRLEAWREMARQVVHEIKNPLTPIQLSAERIRKRYIENHPDIKNIIMAGTETIVEEVGVLKNILSEFTEFARLPEMKPVKTDINALIESCVNLHAGHEQVAFHAEIDRRIPEIYIDKNLIKQTLNNLIQNAIDAVDKSGNIYIKSQLVAGEGVDMARISIRDDGIGIMERDKEKIFNPGFSTKSSGTGLGLAIVEKIIMEHRGEISCNSEYGKGTEFVIELPIIN is encoded by the coding sequence ATGAAGAACCTTCTCAAAAAAATTAATTTTTTTCCGGAGGATACCCGCGTGCAGGACGTCCTGTTCCTGGTGGGTATCTTTGTCTTTATCTCTATCCTTATCATCGGCCTGTTCCCGGGCAAGAACGTCAAGATCGGCAGGAGCCAGGAGTTCTTCATTTTCGCGGCCATGACGGTGCCCATGGTCGCCGCCCTCTACTTCATCATCATGTCGCTGCGCCGGAACCTGTATACCGGCATGCCGGGCACACGGTCGAGCATCCAGAGCAAGATGGCGATGGCCTTCGTGTTCGTGGCGGTGCTTCCCTCTCTGCCTCTGGTCTTCACATCCAATTACCTGCTGAACCAGATCCTATCGAGCATTGTCCTGGACAAGACCTCCACAGCGCTGAACGAGGCGGTCACCATGTCCAACGATCCGGTGGTGCAGATGATGGAGGACATGCGCGGCGAGCTCCAGGCCGTCAGGTACCAGATGGACAACGGCACCCTTTCGGTGGCCACGCAGGACGGGAGGTTTTACGTGCGGAACATGTACGCCATGAAGGGCATATCCGCCTACAGCTTCAACCTCTACCTGGGAGAAGGGACCAACAGCCTCTGGCTCCTGGACGACATGCCCGACGACGTCCAGAAGGCCGTGGGGGATTTTTATTCCGTGTCCGATCTGAAGGAGAATTCCCGTATCGACAAGCTGTCAATACAGAAGAGGGATTACCTGGCCGGGGCCCTCAGGTACAATAATTATCTCCTGGTCCTCTGCAAGAGCATCCCCGAGGACATGGCGAAAAGGACGGTTCTCTTTTCGCAATCCCTGAACGATCACCGGCGCCTGGCCAACATCATAAACGACCTGAAGAGCGACAGCGGCCTCTATCTCTTCGGCATCACGCTGTTCATCATCATCGTATCGGTGCTCATGAGCCTCTATCTCTCGAAGAATATCGTCAGGCCGGTACTTGAGCTGTCCGAGGCGGTGCGGGACGTTTCCGGGGGAAATTTCGACATATCGCTCTACCGGGACTCGGAAGACGAGCTCGGGGTCCTTTTCAAGTCGTTCAACCGCATGGTCTATGAGCTCAACCGGAACCGGAGGATCATATACCAGAAGCAGCGCCTGGAGGCGTGGCGTGAAATGGCCCGCCAGGTGGTCCATGAGATCAAGAACCCCCTGACGCCGATCCAGCTTTCCGCCGAGCGGATACGGAAGCGCTATATCGAAAATCATCCGGACATTAAAAATATCATCATGGCCGGGACCGAGACCATCGTCGAGGAAGTGGGCGTGCTGAAGAACATACTGAGCGAGTTCACCGAGTTCGCCAGGCTACCCGAGATGAAGCCGGTAAAAACCGACATCAACGCGCTGATAGAAAGCTGCGTCAACCTCCACGCGGGCCATGAGCAGGTCGCCTTTCACGCGGAAATAGACAGAAGAATTCCGGAAATCTATATTGACAAGAATCTGATAAAACAGACACTGAACAATCTGATACAGAACGCCATCGATGCCGTCGACAAATCCGGGAACATCTATATCAAGTCCCAGCTGGTCGCCGGCGAGGGCGTGGACATGGCGCGGATATCCATACGCGACGACGGCATCGGCATCATGGAGCGCGACAAGGAGAAGATATTCAATCCGGGATTCTCGACCAAGTCGTCCGGGACCGGCCTGGGCCTCGCCATCGTCGAGAAGATAATCATGGAGCACCGGGGCGAGATCTCATGCAATTCTGAATACGGCAAGGGCACTGAGTTCGTGATCGAGCTGCCCATCATAAATTGA